In the genome of Candidatus Margulisiibacteriota bacterium, the window GCGGCGCCCGCTACCGGGTCGGTTATCTTGAGCCGGGGCTCGGCTTTCTCTACACCCATCCGGTCAGCTTTAACCTCGACCGGACGATCCTCGAGAACACCGCCAACGAACTGGCCGCGGTCGGCGTGCCGGAGTCGTTTTTCTCGTTCGCCGCTTTTTTGCGTAGTCATCCCGCCCGGGACAAAGCTGCCGCCCGGCTCCGCTCGCTGGTCGGCCCCGGCAAACTGCTGATCGCGCAGCCGCGCACCGCTTCGCCGGAAAAAGACTGGCTCCCGGAAAAATGGCGCGCGCTGCTGGCCGAATTGCCAAACGAGACCGGCCTCAAGACCGTGATCGTCGGCGGCGGGCGGAGAGGGGCTTGGGAGGGGGCGCTCGACCTGACCGGCCAAACTTCGCTCTTTGAACTGATGGTCCTGATCGACCTGGCCGACGCTTTTATCGGCGGCAATTCGGTCGGCATGCACCTTGCCGCCGCGCTCGGCAAAAAGACGCTTATCCTCACTTCCGGTAATTTTCCGCCGGTGGTCTGGACGCCGCGCGGGGAGCACGTCCGCGCGTTTTACCGGCCGGTTGCCTGTTTTCCCTGTTACAAGAGCGGGGTCTGCGCGACGAGCGAATGCGTCACCGGGCTGTCGGTTGAGGAAGTCAAAAAGGCCCTGCTGGAGCTGCTCCAATGAAAGCGCAAACCGCGATAATTGTCCTGAACTGGAACGGCTGGCGTGATACCGCGGAATGCGCCGCTGCGCTGCTGGCCGGTAACCGGCAGGATTTCCGGATAGTAGTGGTCGACAACGGCTCGACCGACGGTTCGGTCGTCCAGCTGCAGGAACGGTTCGGCGACCGGATAGATATCCTGCCGCTCAAGGAGAACCGCGGTTTTGCCCGCGGGAATAACGCCGGCATCCGTTACGCGCTCGACCGGTTCGATCCCGCTTACATTATCTTGCTGAACAATGATACGCTGGCCGGCGACGATTTCCCGGCCCCGCTGATCGCCGTGCTGGCCCACGATCCGGCGGCCGGTTTAGCCGCCCCGCGGGTTCTTGATCTCCCCGGTAAGCGTTTCTGGCAAAAACCGATCGTCCGGCGGTTCGGTTTCTGGTCATACCTGCTCCTGGCGACGCCGCTTTACCATCTGACAGCGCGCCTGGTCAGGCTTAATTTGCGGCAGCCGAGCCGCGTCTACGCCGTGCCGGGGTGCGCTCTCTGTTTCCGGCGCGCCGCCCTGGAACAGATCGGCCTGCTCGATGAACAAACTTTCCTCGGTTCGGAAGAATATATCGTAGCGGAGAAACTCCGCCGCGCCGGCCTGTTTACTTATTTCGCGCCGGATAGTACTATCAATCATCTGGTCGGGCGGTCGACCGCGCAGGTCGGCCAGACGGTCAAGGCCGGGGCTTTTTTACGGAGCGAGCGCTACCTGTTGACCGAGTATTATCGTTTCGGCTTCTGGCGGCGGCTGGCGATTAGGTTGGTACGGTTAAGTTTGTACGCGGCCCGGCTCTGGCCGCGGGGGGCGTTCAGGGAATGGTTGCAAATAGCGGGAGGGACGGCGATATGAAGATCTTGAACGTCGGCTGCGGCGGCCAGACCTACGGGACCGACCATGTCGACCTTTATCCGCAGCGGGCCGGCGTCATCCGGTGCGACGTCGACCGCGAACCTTTGCCGTACGCCGACGGGACCTTCGACGAGGTCTATTCCGAGAACATGATGGAGCACCTGAAAAACCCGAACCTGGTCCTGCAAGAGATGGTCCGGGTGCTGAAAAGGGGGGGGCGCCTGGCGATCATTACCGACAACGCTTCCTTCTGGGCTTACCATCTCGGTGCCCGGACGCATTACGGCGGCTACGAAGAGCGGCAAGGCCAGACGGCAGACCGGCATTACGCCCTCTACACCGCCTGGCATCTGGAGAACCATTTCCAGGCGCTCGGCTTGAAGGATATCCGCTATCAATATTTATTGATCGCCCACAAGCATTCCGCCAGGCTCCCGGTCCAGCTCCTTTCCCGCCTGCTGCGGGCATTTTGGCCGCATTTGGGCTCACCGCAGATCAAGATCAGCGGGGTGAAGGAGTGAGCGTGCAAAGGATCCTGGTCATCAAGATCGCGGCGATCGGCGACCTGCTGCTGATCACGCCGGCGCTCCGGGCGCTCCGCCGCCGCTACCCGCAAGCCGAGATCGATCTCTTGGTCGGCCGCTGGTCGGCCCCGATCATTACCGGTAATCCAAATTTGCACGAGATCATCACGGTCGATGATTCGGTCTTCTTCCGCTGCCGGCCGTTCACTTTGCTCCGGCTGATCCGGTCGCTCCGGCAGCGGCGTTACGACCTGGCCGTGGTCTGGCACCGCTCGCTCGCTTTCCGGCTCTTTGCCGCGCTGCTCGGGATCAGGGAGCGGCTCGGCTTTTCCCGCGGCGGCAATAAATTCGGCCTGACCCTGGCGGTCGAGGAAGACCCCGGCATCCACGAGATCATGGAATACCAGAAAAGCTTAACGCCGCTCGGGATCCGGGCGGACGAGATCGACATGGACATCGCGCTCCCGGCCGCCGCTGAACAGGGGGCGGACGAGATCTTTGGCCAGTACGGCCTGACCGAACACGACCCGGTAGTTGCCATCGCGCCGGGGGGCGGGCGTAACCCGAAAGAAGTTGTCCCGCTCAAGCATTGGCCGCGGGAATACTACGCGGCGCTGGCTGACCGCCTGATCAGCGAAGCGCGGGCCAGGATAATCTTCCTCGGCAACCAGGACGACAAGCCGATCGTCGCCGAGATCCTGCGGCGGATGAAACAACCGGCGATCGATCTTTCCGGCCGGAGCGATCTGCTGACCATGGCGGCGCTGATCAAAAAGTGCCGGCTTTTTGTCGGCAACGACTCGGCGCCGCTGCATATCGCGGCGGCTGTTCGGACCCCGGCGCTCTCCCTGTTCGGGCCGACCCAGCCGCGGGAGCTGGCGCCGCTCAATTACCGCCACCGCTATTTCTACGCCGGGCGGAGCTGCAGCCCGTGCTACCGGAACGGCGTCTGGCCCGATTGCCAAAAGAACCAGTGCCTGGCCGACATCAAGCCGGAAGAGGTGACGGTCGCCGCCAAGGAGATATTAAATGAGCAACGATAATAAGCCGGCGCTCGTCAGCGTCGTCAAAGTGCAAGGCGACGTCATGGCCGCGGTCAAAAAAGCGATGGAGTTAGCCCGCTGGCAAGACTTTATCCCGCGGGGCGCTGCGGTGGCGCTTAAGCCGAACCTCGGCTGGGACCTTTTTTTCCCCGGCGCGGTGACCAGCCCGTGGGTGCTGGAAGGGGTCATCACGACGATCAAAGAGCACGTCGGCCAGCTCTACGTCGTGGAGGCCGGGCAGGTGCTGGTCGACGTGGAAAAGGCGGTGCGGCAGACCGGGATCCTGGCGCTGTGCGAAAAATACCGGCTCCCGTGGAT includes:
- a CDS encoding glycosyltransferase family 9 protein, yielding MTLLDRLAGPLLSGRQEGAVDPRRFQNILVVNFGHLGDIFVSMPSLHALKTNCPGARVTLLISRWSLPMARIFAGVLFDDYLVYDDFHVCREGRRRKLIAFLAGFYRFPKLLLTLRRRRYDLAIDQRSNISQAPLLMKLGGARYRVGYLEPGLGFLYTHPVSFNLDRTILENTANELAAVGVPESFFSFAAFLRSHPARDKAAARLRSLVGPGKLLIAQPRTASPEKDWLPEKWRALLAELPNETGLKTVIVGGGRRGAWEGALDLTGQTSLFELMVLIDLADAFIGGNSVGMHLAAALGKKTLILTSGNFPPVVWTPRGEHVRAFYRPVACFPCYKSGVCATSECVTGLSVEEVKKALLELLQ
- a CDS encoding methyltransferase domain-containing protein; translation: MKILNVGCGGQTYGTDHVDLYPQRAGVIRCDVDREPLPYADGTFDEVYSENMMEHLKNPNLVLQEMVRVLKRGGRLAIITDNASFWAYHLGARTHYGGYEERQGQTADRHYALYTAWHLENHFQALGLKDIRYQYLLIAHKHSARLPVQLLSRLLRAFWPHLGSPQIKISGVKE
- the waaF gene encoding lipopolysaccharide heptosyltransferase II, encoding MSVQRILVIKIAAIGDLLLITPALRALRRRYPQAEIDLLVGRWSAPIITGNPNLHEIITVDDSVFFRCRPFTLLRLIRSLRQRRYDLAVVWHRSLAFRLFAALLGIRERLGFSRGGNKFGLTLAVEEDPGIHEIMEYQKSLTPLGIRADEIDMDIALPAAAEQGADEIFGQYGLTEHDPVVAIAPGGGRNPKEVVPLKHWPREYYAALADRLISEARARIIFLGNQDDKPIVAEILRRMKQPAIDLSGRSDLLTMAALIKKCRLFVGNDSAPLHIAAAVRTPALSLFGPTQPRELAPLNYRHRYFYAGRSCSPCYRNGVWPDCQKNQCLADIKPEEVTVAAKEILNEQR
- a CDS encoding glycosyltransferase family 2 protein; the protein is MKAQTAIIVLNWNGWRDTAECAAALLAGNRQDFRIVVVDNGSTDGSVVQLQERFGDRIDILPLKENRGFARGNNAGIRYALDRFDPAYIILLNNDTLAGDDFPAPLIAVLAHDPAAGLAAPRVLDLPGKRFWQKPIVRRFGFWSYLLLATPLYHLTARLVRLNLRQPSRVYAVPGCALCFRRAALEQIGLLDEQTFLGSEEYIVAEKLRRAGLFTYFAPDSTINHLVGRSTAQVGQTVKAGAFLRSERYLLTEYYRFGFWRRLAIRLVRLSLYAARLWPRGAFREWLQIAGGTAI